From the Robertmurraya sp. FSL R5-0851 genome, the window TCAAATTTTTAATATCTGTACACCTTAAGCCGAGGCAACATGCTATTAATATAATTGCATAATCTCTTTTGCCCTTTGGACTCCCTCTATCAATGGCAGAGATTAACCTTTTCAATTCATCTTCTGTCCATACAGATGGAATACGGGTCTGTTTTCTTGCCTGAATCATAGGCGTTTTTGAAGCAAAATCAATCTTTATTTCTTCTGTAACTAGGAGAAAGCGGAAAAAGGCACGCAAGGAACAGATATTTTGTTCTACTGTTTTGTATGTATATCCCGCCAAGGTTTTAATGTAATCGTTAATCAATGTAAGATTGATTTCTTTACAATCTTTAACTTTCTGCGAAGAAAGATAATCCATGAATCTAGCAGATTGTTTTACATAATGGTCTATTGTGGCTTTGGAATAATCTTTATTTACACAGTATTGCTTAAAACGGTTACTAATTTCGATAAAGTAAAAATCCGTAAGGATTTCCTTATGCTTATAGTAGCGACGTAAAATAGTTGAGTGTAGTTGAAAATCACCAATCATTCGAATAATTCGAAGTTCTTGAGTCTCTGACTGTGTAAGAGATTTATCAAAATCTTTTTCGAGGATATGAAAGTATTTTTCAACAAACTTAATTCCCAACCCTTCCGAATAGTATGTTTCACCTTGTTCATGTGCAAATTGGAGCAGTTTCTGCCATCTACTTCGGTAAAACCTCATAGATCCCTCGGTATAGCCAAGCCGAATCATTTCTTGTTCTAGGTCCTGAATTAATGCATCCAACGGTTTCTTTTGCATATGTATTTCCTCCCAAAATGATAATTTGAGCATCAAGCTCATAATTCATTTTCGGTTATTATGCAAAGTAAATAGACTAGAATCGTTGAATTAATAACTTTTTTATTGGTTACTTTGCATAATCACTTTCTTTGCATAAGGTGGAATTCTCTCACCTCTTTTATCGAACGTTGTATTAAATGACCTAGATAAATGGGTGGCCGACCAATGGGATACTTTCAACACTGAGCACAAATATGCTGGTAATGATGTAAAAATCCGTGAACTAAGAAGAAAGACCAAGCTCAAAGAAGGTTACATCGTACGATACGCTGATGATTTTAAAGTTATGACTCGAGACCATAAGACAGCATGGAAATGGTTTCATGCCATTAAAGGCTATCTTAAGGATCGACTCAAACTTGATATTTCACCAGAAAAATCTAAAGTGATAAATCTTCGTAAACAGAGCTCTGAATTTCTTGGTTTCAAAATAAAGGCTGTACCAAAAGGAAAGAAATATGTTGCAAACAGTAATGTGTCTGATAAGAAAAAGATTCAAATCAAAGAAACCCTTAAAGAACGAATAAAAAGGATACAAAAACAACCTACTCCCGAAAATGTGAGGATATACAATGCAACTGTATTAGGCGTACATCAATTCTTTAAGTATGCCACACACGTTGTTCACGATTTCAAGGATATAGAATATCGGCTCTTAAGAACTCTTAAATCTCGGTTATCGAAAGTAGCTAAATATGGATTTCCAAACAACTTAAAAAGTAAGTCAACTTACCTTAGGTTTTACAGTGGAAAGAGAAAGACACACAAGATAGGGGACAATGATTATCTTTTCCCTATCGGCGAAATTAGGACAACATCTAATTTCAACTTTACTCAATCCCTTAATCCATATGATATGTCAGACCATTTTTCTTGGGATATAGAAATCATTAAACTAATGAAATCTCAAATCCCAAGTCGCTCGGTAGAATACATGGATAACAGACTATCAGTCTATTCCATGCAAAAAGGATTGTGTGCAATTACTAAAAAGCCCTTAAAAGCTGAAGACGTACATTGTCACCACAAACTACCAATCTACTTGGGGGGAACGAATGAATTCAATAACCTTGTTGTAATACACAAGGATGTTCACAGACTCATCCACGCTACTAATACCGATACCATACAAAAATATTTGAGAGTCCTAATGCTTAACTTCACTGAATTAAAGAAGTTAAACCAACTAAGAAGCCTTTGTAAACTTGAAAAAGTAGTTGCTGTGTAGCAAGATGGAACGCCGTATGAGTTGAAAGGCTCACGTACGGTGTGGAGCGGGGGAAAAGGTCAGTCTGAAATGACTGTTTGCGGAGGAAGTTATAAATAACTATCCAAAGACTTACCTATCGCTATTTAAAGCTGGTCTGAGTGCCCAGGGAAATTCATTGGGCAGTATCGCTGCTGTTTCTAAGAAAGTAATTGGCGGAACAGGGACGCTCTTCGGTGGTAAAGCAGAAGATGTCTATTACACTCTTTGGAGATTATTCCCTCACCTTATGGTTGAGAATGGATTCGCGTACACTGAGGTAAGAAAATGGAATGAAAATTTTGGGAATATCGAGACGACTATTTATGGTTCTGATGATACTGGTGAATACAGCAACAAGCAGTCTAGAGGTGGTGTGACAAGAAAAACAGAGAAAGTTATGCCAGGGATTTCCCCTTATGTTTTCTCTAAGTTTCTTGTACAAAACTCTGTACTTGTAAGACTAGTAGATGTATGGCCAGATCCGGTGGAACTCGTGAATGTCCCTACTATTCTTGTAGATTTGGAAGAAGAATTAAAACCTCACTACAGAAACATGGTCAATACATTCGAGCATGCCATTAATAGTCGAGATGATGGTTATAAGCTATACATGCCTCTTACTCAAAACGGCATTGCCTATCCTGATAATCCTTTTTCTTTCCCAGCTTTCTCGATTAAAACTGAATCTGGTCACAGAGATTTAATTTGGGAACCAGAGAAGTTTCCTGCAGAACACCTCTTAAATAAAGAGAAAAAGCTTCAGGAAATCATCAAAGGAGAACTGGATGAAGGAAGAAAGAGCATTGTTTATGTAAGGGATACTGGTTCGAGTGTAGAAGGTAGAGATGTGCGTCCACGATTAAAAATAGTTCTAGAGCAACTTGGTGCGAAGGTTTGTATCCTAGATACATCTACGGTTAAAACCAATAAGCGCAGTGAATGGTTGAAACAGAAAATTGAGAAAGAAGGATACGATGTTTGTATCGTTTCACAGGCACTTGTCGAGGTTGGTCTAGACTTGCTTTGTACTCCTACACTCATTTTCTATCAATTCAGCTGGTCTCTCTTTACGATCAACCAAGCAAGTAGAAGAGCATGGCGTATCGGTCAAACCGAAGAATGCAGACTCTACTATTTGGCTTATAAAGATACGTATCAAGAAACCATGGCTATGCTTATTGCTCAAAAGAATAAGGCAGCGGGTGCAATTAACGGAGAGGCTTCTTCAGATGGTCTTAACGCAATGTTAGGTTCAGATGATGCAGATCTTCAAACAATGTTAATTGAATCTATAAAAAAAGGGAAAGTCCTTAAGGGAAGTACAGAAGAATGGACAGCGGAAGCTTCCGATCGAGCAAGAGAAATTCTAGCAGGAATCGGCAAGAAGAAGCAGAAAGTGCTAACACCTAAAGAACAATATGTTGCTTGGGTGAATCAACACATTGAAACGGATTCTTCTAAAAACGTACTTATTCGCAAATCATCAACCATTATAAGTCATATTGAACAAGGGAAGATTAATGGGTTTAGCTTCGTAAACGGAGTGTTAGAAGTAGATCTCATTGAAGCCTTTGGATTTGATTGTATTCAAGACGGTGAAATGGTTGCTTATTTAACAGATTATGAGAGAAAGGTAGTAGCTACTGAAGAACAAATTTCATTGTTTGAAGTTAAGGCAGAAGACAAAATAAAAACTAAAAAACGCAAAGCTCCAGTTACAGGACAATTAGCGTTTGAACTATTTTAGGGGGACCAATTCAATGACAATCACATTAACAATAGATTGTCTAGTATATGTATACTGGCTGATCGAAAACTATGTATTTGTAAGAATTCAAGAGTTAAAGGTGCAACAGTACTACGATTATCATGAACGTTTAGCAGAAATGTTTAGAGATTGTAGTCAGCCCAAAGAGGCCTTTGAAAATCAATCTTACCAGGTAGAATCATCAATTGTTTCACAACCTGTATTAGCACCTGTTGTTTCTATGAAACCAGTCGCTATGCAATCTGAACTTGATGAAAAAGCAGAAGGGCTATTTGCTGAACTTCAACTAGAATTAGGTATGGATTCAGATACTGCTGTAGAAGTCGAGTATGAACCAATTGCAACCTACGTGACGGATGAAGAGCAAGCAGAATTTGATTACGGATACGAAATGGTAAGCCTTGCTGATTACGATGAATCAGGGCAAGAGTTTATCGAGGAAGGGACTTATGTCACAGCATATGAAGATGACTTAGTAGACAATCAAGAAGATTGTATTCATATGGAAGACCTAATGAGAGAAGAAGTTGTTACCTCACCAAGCGGGTATGAAGCATTTGCATCTGCCAAGATTATCGACAACATGTATGGCCCTCAACAATGGGTAGTCTCGGTCATTGGTATGGAAGAGCAATATATCCATGTTTCAGATGGGAAGAGAATTTGGATTAACGTTGGTGAAAGAGCTTCTAAGATTCACAAGAATGACGTTCTAATTTTAGATATTGTTCGACATGGCAAAGAGATCACTGTACAGAACTTAGTTCGGGTAGAAACATCCGCTACAGATGAGTACATGATTCCTGATGAAGAACGCTTCCTTAGAGAAGAAGAGGACGTTCGAATTGCTATTTAAGAATAATTCCCAATTGTGCGACTTTTTGTCGCCTTTTGGTGTAAGGACGGGAACAATTTCCCTTACTTACACCAAATGTGGTAAACATTTGGTATTGAAAATCTTAAAAAATACGGTCTCGACAAAACTCTGTAAATTTTTATATATTTTCGACACAAAACGACAAAAAGCAGTAGTAAAATAGGTTTATAATGATTTCACTTGCGTAGGATAATAGTCGCATATTACTTGTAAGTTTTGGAGATTGATAATTGTGCAATACGTAAAAAAGACAATTACAAACGAAAATAGATACAGAGTTATAGAGAGATAGTCTTTTTTCATGCAATACTACAAAAATTATTAGCAAGGAAGAAAGGGGTCACCTATAATGGCCGCACCAATACTAACCGAAACTCACATTGAAGAAGTGAGCCAAACTATTAGAAGTAAACAACTGGGTATTAACAAAATCGAAATTGGATACAAGAAAGGGACTGTTTACATAGAGACTGCAGGAATTGAAGGTATACCACAAGCAGACACATACTATGAGAATATTGAAGACCACCTAGTATTCTCTGATCTATCTTGGCTTGGTCCAATCTGTCATCAACTTAATGTGAATCTTGATGCGACTATTGCTGTAGATCCAGAGGGTGAATTTGAACACAACTCTATAAAAATTGGAATGTTAACTACATTCCCTGGTGAAATGAATTCACCGCAAATTCTTAGAAAACTAACACCATTATTAACAAGACTAGTTCCTTTCCGCAATTACTTGACTCGTGTGGAATTTGTATGGCATGGAGGATCCTTAAGTAGTATCCGATTCTCTATGGATTTAGATGGGAAAAAGGTAAACACCATTTTAAGTAATGCATCTGTACCGAACAATCAAATTCTTCGACAATGGGCTTCGACTATTGACCATACAATTGATTCTAACAAGGGGCGTTATAAACACAGAATCACATTACCTATTGTAAATGGGAGAATGAATACAGCAACATATGAGACTGGGGTTTGCTTTAAATTTGATGCTAAAGGTAAAAAACTATGAGTCGTTTTTTTCAAACGGGCTTCACTTCAGTCATAATCCTTTTACTTTTACCATTGTCCGTTAAAGCCAGTCCATTACAGATAGGGAAAAATAATGGTCCAACCCTCAATGAACAGTTAGGGGTTTGGAACGACGGGGTAAATAATCTTGCTCCTACTATCTCTAACTTATTCTCAGCTATATTTACTCTTATGTTCCTTTTTGGAGCGGTTCGCTTAGGCTATAGTATCGTTACTAAGACAGGACAAGTCATGAAAGGATCTACCGGTTTATTAATCTGGGTACCTATTACTTTTTTCTCCATACGTGTTTTAATGCTCTTATTGTTTACAACAAACGGAAAGGGTGTTACATTATTAGCAAGTGATTTTATCAGATTAATAACCGCTACTAGTTACTCCACGGTAGACTGGATGATTTCTATCGGACTTATATTCTACTTGTTCTTCCACTTGATTAAACATCCTGAGTTCGGGAGATGGAGTAAGCGGATGTGGGGCATAGCTGCCGTACTTACATTACTAACCATTCTAGCTCCAATAGTGTTAGGAGCTGTTTAATCTAGTTTGAAAAGGGTGAATGTTATGTTAAAACTTGTGATAGATAATAAAAAAGAGGAGTGTCCAACTCACGATTTAATTACTTGCCGTAATACTTGTGAATACT encodes:
- a CDS encoding reverse transcriptase domain-containing protein encodes the protein MLSPLLSNVVLNDLDKWVADQWDTFNTEHKYAGNDVKIRELRRKTKLKEGYIVRYADDFKVMTRDHKTAWKWFHAIKGYLKDRLKLDISPEKSKVINLRKQSSEFLGFKIKAVPKGKKYVANSNVSDKKKIQIKETLKERIKRIQKQPTPENVRIYNATVLGVHQFFKYATHVVHDFKDIEYRLLRTLKSRLSKVAKYGFPNNLKSKSTYLRFYSGKRKTHKIGDNDYLFPIGEIRTTSNFNFTQSLNPYDMSDHFSWDIEIIKLMKSQIPSRSVEYMDNRLSVYSMQKGLCAITKKPLKAEDVHCHHKLPIYLGGTNEFNNLVVIHKDVHRLIHATNTDTIQKYLRVLMLNFTELKKLNQLRSLCKLEKVVAV
- a CDS encoding site-specific integrase, producing the protein MQKKPLDALIQDLEQEMIRLGYTEGSMRFYRSRWQKLLQFAHEQGETYYSEGLGIKFVEKYFHILEKDFDKSLTQSETQELRIIRMIGDFQLHSTILRRYYKHKEILTDFYFIEISNRFKQYCVNKDYSKATIDHYVKQSARFMDYLSSQKVKDCKEINLTLINDYIKTLAGYTYKTVEQNICSLRAFFRFLLVTEEIKIDFASKTPMIQARKQTRIPSVWTEDELKRLISAIDRGSPKGKRDYAIILIACCLGLRCTDIKNLKMEHFLWAEKRLVFTQSKTRQPLTLPLTPEVGWAVIEYLKYGRPKINSPYVFVKHMAPFGPFSEGDHLNQLIKRYMELAHIPTLKKRRGMHSLRHTMASILLEKDTPLSTISDILGHVDTNSTAVYLKVDIKRLKECSLDFKEGLSDE
- a CDS encoding DEAD/DEAH box helicase, whose protein sequence is MGSIAAVSKKVIGGTGTLFGGKAEDVYYTLWRLFPHLMVENGFAYTEVRKWNENFGNIETTIYGSDDTGEYSNKQSRGGVTRKTEKVMPGISPYVFSKFLVQNSVLVRLVDVWPDPVELVNVPTILVDLEEELKPHYRNMVNTFEHAINSRDDGYKLYMPLTQNGIAYPDNPFSFPAFSIKTESGHRDLIWEPEKFPAEHLLNKEKKLQEIIKGELDEGRKSIVYVRDTGSSVEGRDVRPRLKIVLEQLGAKVCILDTSTVKTNKRSEWLKQKIEKEGYDVCIVSQALVEVGLDLLCTPTLIFYQFSWSLFTINQASRRAWRIGQTEECRLYYLAYKDTYQETMAMLIAQKNKAAGAINGEASSDGLNAMLGSDDADLQTMLIESIKKGKVLKGSTEEWTAEASDRAREILAGIGKKKQKVLTPKEQYVAWVNQHIETDSSKNVLIRKSSTIISHIEQGKINGFSFVNGVLEVDLIEAFGFDCIQDGEMVAYLTDYERKVVATEEQISLFEVKAEDKIKTKKRKAPVTGQLAFELF